From a region of the bacterium genome:
- a CDS encoding YCF48-related protein, which yields MVRFLFLAAVGLAGLMVLVGCSSTEDGVTTPGGGSRFSPQPWMWQNPTPQGNDLTDVTFVDARHGWGVGACGTILQTADGGQTWAPQVSGTDEDLVSVSFADLYHGWVTGQNGTLLYSGNGRDWSRQTIEHDSKQAVKDVCARGPAEAWAVSGDRILHTTDGAFWWGVSQWDNTHLNAITFVGDSLGWVVGYRDTRSMACGVILQTTNGGETWVERPNGPCDDLSDVSFVDAYHGWTVGQRSGRIFPTTDGGQTWVEHRFSYDAYASKVVFKDMNVGWVSSGPYDEYPEYYRFNEGTWRTNDGGVTWSQLAHGARAMCFLDMNMGWMVGWGGSVYRTTNGGFSMEQQIQTVTTSALRDVVFSGSENGWAVGDSGSILHTTDGGQHWLAQDAGTMTDLYALAFVSGTAGFAVGGTSNYSATILRTEDGGASWTEQVFGGIGYLSDVQFLDSRTGWAAGYYGAMLHTSDGGQTWVIQNTGGTTNFQAVYFASPTNGWAIGYTGSDYSYYGTPVMLRTTNGGESWQPKSFGGLHSPQDVTFSDANHGYVVGYNGLIVRTTDGGDHWLAVESSTTLPLNKVVFPSREVGWAIGSDGAILYTADAGITWNTMESGTRNELNGAYFTAPDRGWVVGEKGTILSQEAPTAVTNR from the coding sequence ATGGTGCGGTTTCTGTTCCTTGCGGCAGTGGGGCTGGCGGGGCTGATGGTTCTGGTGGGGTGTTCATCGACAGAAGACGGTGTGACAACTCCAGGCGGCGGCTCCCGCTTTTCGCCGCAACCCTGGATGTGGCAGAATCCCACTCCCCAGGGGAATGATCTGACGGACGTGACGTTTGTAGATGCCCGGCACGGCTGGGGTGTGGGCGCGTGCGGGACGATTCTGCAAACGGCGGACGGCGGGCAAACGTGGGCGCCACAGGTTAGCGGAACGGATGAAGACCTGGTGTCCGTCAGTTTTGCGGATCTCTATCACGGTTGGGTGACAGGACAGAACGGGACGTTGCTGTATTCCGGCAACGGGCGGGACTGGAGCCGTCAGACCATCGAGCATGACAGCAAGCAAGCCGTCAAGGATGTCTGTGCGCGGGGACCGGCTGAAGCATGGGCCGTGAGCGGTGACCGAATTCTGCACACCACGGACGGAGCGTTCTGGTGGGGCGTGTCTCAGTGGGACAACACCCATCTCAACGCGATCACGTTTGTCGGCGACAGCCTGGGTTGGGTCGTCGGATACCGTGATACACGGTCAATGGCATGCGGGGTGATTTTGCAGACAACGAACGGCGGGGAGACGTGGGTGGAGCGTCCCAACGGACCGTGTGACGATCTCTCGGATGTAAGTTTTGTGGATGCCTATCACGGTTGGACAGTCGGGCAGCGTTCCGGAAGGATCTTTCCGACGACGGATGGCGGACAGACGTGGGTGGAGCATCGCTTCAGCTACGATGCATATGCGTCCAAGGTCGTATTCAAAGACATGAACGTCGGCTGGGTGTCGTCGGGTCCATACGACGAGTACCCGGAATATTACCGGTTTAATGAGGGTACGTGGCGGACGAACGACGGTGGCGTGACGTGGTCGCAGCTCGCCCACGGCGCTCGCGCCATGTGCTTTCTGGACATGAATATGGGCTGGATGGTGGGCTGGGGGGGCTCGGTGTACCGGACCACCAACGGCGGCTTCAGCATGGAGCAGCAAATTCAGACGGTGACCACATCGGCTTTGCGAGACGTCGTCTTCAGCGGCAGCGAGAACGGATGGGCGGTAGGAGACAGCGGAAGTATCCTTCACACGACGGACGGTGGTCAGCACTGGCTGGCGCAGGATGCGGGAACGATGACCGACCTGTACGCCCTCGCGTTTGTCAGCGGCACGGCAGGCTTTGCGGTCGGCGGTACTTCAAATTACTCGGCGACGATTCTGCGCACGGAAGATGGCGGGGCCAGTTGGACCGAACAGGTCTTCGGCGGCATAGGCTATTTGAGCGACGTGCAGTTTTTGGACAGCCGAACCGGGTGGGCCGCCGGTTATTACGGGGCGATGCTGCACACGTCGGATGGCGGGCAGACGTGGGTCATTCAGAATACCGGCGGCACAACGAATTTTCAGGCAGTGTATTTTGCCAGTCCCACCAACGGCTGGGCGATCGGTTACACGGGGAGTGACTATTCGTATTACGGCACTCCCGTCATGCTCCGCACGACCAACGGTGGCGAGAGTTGGCAGCCGAAGTCTTTCGGCGGCCTGCACAGCCCGCAGGATGTCACTTTCAGTGACGCAAATCACGGTTATGTCGTAGGCTACAATGGTTTGATTGTCCGCACTACAGACGGTGGCGATCACTGGCTGGCGGTGGAAAGCAGCACGACCCTGCCGCTGAACAAGGTTGTTTTTCCAAGCCGCGAGGTGGGCTGGGCTATTGGCTCCGACGGGGCTATCCTGTACACGGCGGATGCCGGAATTACCTGGAACACGATGGAAAGCGGCACCAGGAATGAGCTAAATGGTGCCTACTTTACCGCTCCGGACAGAGGCTGGGTAGTGGGCGAGAAGGGGACGATCCTCTCCCAAGAGGCACCAACTGCGGTGACGAACCGGTAG